The window GGAGATGGACTGGGCAACCGAAACGATTTTTTTCATTGGCCTTGCAATGGCATCGGAAAAGAAAAAAGCGATTAAAAATACTAAAACAAAAGAGGCAACCACAACACCTGTCACGATGACAAGAGATTTTTGGAAGTTATCTTCTGATTTGTGGTATTCTTCTTTTGCGACTTTGAGTTGGACACGGATCAAATCATCCAAATGGTGAGTGAGTGGTTCAAAGATCGGATACATTTCCACAGAAACAAATTTTTCAATCTCTGCTTCGTTTCTCGTCTCGAGTAAAATACGCAATCGTTTGACACCTGCTTTCAGTGGAGGGAATTCCTTTTCCATCTCTTCAATGATTGCTTTTTCTTCTGGAACAAGATAGGTTCCTAAATACACCTTCCAAACTTCATCGGCTTTTGTTTCCGATTCCCGAATGGATTCGAGTGCCTCTTCGACTGACATTTTTTTGGCTCTGACTTTATTTGCCGAATCGACAATGCCTATCAAATAAGCATCTGATACTTCTTTGATTTGGCTGATGGGAACCACTCTGTCTTCAAATACGGTGTGTAAAGATGCTAAAATCTGATTAGCGGAATAAAAGCTGGCAGAGGCTACAACGATCATCAAAAGAATCGTGATCATAAATGCCAAAAGAAGTTTTGCTCGAATTTTTAAATTTTGAATCCATTTCATAATAGGTCCCCAAGAGGTGGGGCAAAGTATGATTTGAATTTCTAGGTAGTCAAGCCTTTCCTAATATTCTAGTATAAAATAATAAATAATAGGTTTAGAACGATTTTGAATACCCAAAGCTAACATAAAATAAATGGATTGGAATCTTTTGCAAAGTATAAGATTCACGCAGATAGGTTTTGATTGTGGCATCAGTTAGTGAATTCCCTGTGCTTACTTGCTCAATCGAATTTAAGATTGCGGTGTTGTACGCACCATAAATCCGAGAAGGATTCACTACCTTCCCATCATCTGAAGTTCTGTTCCAGTTGGCTTTGTCGGGATCACCACCTGCATACCCAAAATAATTATTGGTATCATAGAGATAGGAATTCGGTCGTAGGATGTGTGCTCCTTTTAAGAAAAAATCTCCGAAGAAAAACGAAAGGGATGTAGTTATGTCTTGTATTCCATTCCGATTGTCGATCGCATTATTACTCATGGTATACCCCAAATTCCAATGGGGTTGGATGCGGAAAAAATCCCCTTCAAAGAAGGTATAATTGGCACTGATGGAAAGATAATTTTTCCCTGCCATGTGCCCACCATTCTCTGTCGAGTACTGAGTGTAATAAGCAAAAGTGGGTTTGATCACCCGAAGGAAAGGTAACTTCCATTGCAAAAAGTATTCATGCCAAGATAACCTTGTTTGGGCATCTGGATTGTTGGCGTGAAAGCCATTCGCGGCACCACCGGAAACAACAGGGTTTAGTTTTTGTGTGGAAGGGGATAGGAGAGATCCTGGGGTTTTTTGAAAGGTATTATAAAACCAAATTCCAACGCTGAAATCACCAAAGACGCTGGGATCAAAATGATAACTCATGGAAAAAAACATTCCATCCGCTCTTTTGTTGCCATTTGGCTCTTTTTTGGGCCCATACCCACGGTTCGGAATGAATCCTTGGCAGGAAACATTGGTTGTTTCGCCCGAAACCAATTGGTTGTGAACAGATTGTACGCAAGGGTCTTGGTTGTAAGGATCAAAAAAACGAGGGTCTTCTCCTAAGTAAGAAGGTCCAACACCACCAGGGCTTGTTTGGATCAGTCGTTTGTCCGAATCCTTGTCAGCACGGTTCATCAATTGGAAATTCCCAAAGACCATCCATTCAAATTTTTTGTCAGGAGACCAGATATTGATCGTAGGTTGCAAGGCTGGGGCATAGGTAAAACTTTGGTAGGAAGCTCCATCCCTTCTATTTTGCCCTTCCCCTGTAAAAGAATTCCCACGCCATATAAAATCCGACACAATTTCGGTATTGGTTTCAATTGTGATGGATTTGGAATCTTCCGGCTTTGTTTCTGATTGGATCTGAAACGGTAATAACAGAATTAAAGAGAGAAACAGTAAATACTTATAGAGACTTCGCAAAAATGGATTCGAATAACTCACGAAATTTACGCCCTCCTTCTTTTGCAATTGGATTCGAAAGCAAAACTTCAGATTCATTTCCAAAATTGAGGAGGACTTTGTATTCTTTTTTGAGTGAATACACGTGGACGTATTGGACAAATGCTTCCGCAAAGGTATCATCAGCGTTAGTGGCCGCGTAGAGGGAGACAAACTGAGTGTTTGTCAGTTTTTTATAGATGAACTTCCCATCAGGGAAAACAGGAGTTGTCGGATTTTTTTGATAAAACTTGATTTTGGACCTTTCTGGGAAGAAAGTATCTTCGTAAGGGGAAAACGTTTCTGACCACCAAACCCCTTTGAAGTAAGGATAATTTCGAAAATCACGTTTTGGTTCCGAATAATCAGGCGCATACCCATGGACAATTGCTAAAATGTGACCTAATTCGTGTAAGATGATAAATGATAAAGCTGTATCTAGTGAATTGGTATTGTCCAATTGGACTTGAATGGAATAGGAAGGATCCTGTTGGAAAGATGTGTTTTCGCGCTTTGTTGCCCAGTCATTCCCACCATCTTTCAATAAATCGGAGTCCAAATAAATGATACCGCCCATCGGTTTTCCTGATTTATCTCGTATGACTCCTGTTAGTCCCGTGGAACCTAAGTTTGTTACAAAATAAATCCCATAAATCAATTGGTTTGCCAAATGGTTGACCTCTTTAGGAAAAACAGATTGTATTGGGATTAAATGTTGTCTCCAAAATTGTAAGTCTTTTGTTCCTGTTGGGATATCTCCAATGCCATCGATTTCATTGATTTCTTTGAGAGTGAGAAGTCTTTTGGAATCAAGAGGATAAATACGATCGTTCCAGTTCCCAGTCGGGTTTGGTAATGAATCCATTTGTAATCCAGGGCTCTCTTTGGCCCATACGGCATAGGGGTTTTCGGGTATGTTGAACTCTTTTGGTGAACATCCCCAAAAAACGAGGGCCGTAATCGATATCATGTAAGGAATTGATTTCATTTGCCGATGGTATTTCTATATGAAAGGATTTGTTGGTCTATGCTTTTTTTTACCAGGAATCATTTTCGCTGAAATAAATCCGTGGAACTTGAGACCAGATGTAAGGATCCTAACGAGAAAAGAAGTTTCGCATATTGTTTTAGAAAAACGAAACGATCACTTTCGTGTGACTCTGATTGTATCAGAACGTTTTCCCTACAATTATAAGGCTTTATCCCATCCCTTTTTTTTCCGAATGGAAGATGAGAAAAAAGCGATGGAACTTGCGAATCAAATGGACAAGTTTTTGGACACAGGAAAAAGTTTCACCATCACCTTGAATGGATCTGAAATCCAAACTTTGGTATGGGGAGAACCCGATTGACTCGTTCGTTTTATATTTATTTTAAAGAGATTTTTCACAAACCAACCAGACAAGAATGGGATATTTTAAAACTGGCAGAACCACGTTTTGAAAAAGAATATACATATTCAGTTTTTCTAACACATTTTATCGTATATAGTTTACTCTTTGTTCCACCTTTTGCTGACTTTCGATGGGATATCCTTCCTTATTTGTTAGGTGTCACCATCATTCGTTTTGTCTTATTATTACAGTTTTATACTAAGTCGATTTCCTTAGAAAAAGTGATTTATTTGAGTGGGATCATAGCTGATGGTTTGGTTTACATAGTTTTTATCAAAGGAATCCAATCCTTTCCTTCCATTGGAAATTTTTATTTATTAAATTCTTATCTCATGTCATTTATCATCCCTATCTTACTTTATAGCACACGTTTGAATCCTTTTGGTTGTGTGTTGAGTGCCATCTATTTTTCAATCTTTCATTTTTCATACATCCTAAACCTCCCCATCGAATTACAAAACCAAACATCACTCTTTAGCCAATACTTTTTAATCATCGTCTATTGGGGGAGTGCCCTCCTTGGAGTTGTTTTTGTTTTTAACAAACGGAAAGATACAGCAGATGTGTACAGTTTGTCCGAAGAAAAACGATTTATGTTACAAGAATTGGAACTTGCTAAAAAAGTACAGGATGCACTTTTCCCAGGTAATATCAAAATCCCGAATCTGACATTTACGTTTTATCGGAAAAGTCCAAATGTCATCGGTGGAGACTTCTTTGATTTTGTACAACTCAGGGAAGGGAACGTGGGCGTGTTTCTTACGGATGTAGCAGGACACGGGATTTCATCCGCCATGGTTGCATCCATCATGAAGGTCCTTGTTTCTACCATTCCCTATCGTTTTAAAACGGCTCCTGCAAGGCTCATGGATTATTTAGATGATCGTTTGACCCAAGATTTGAATCGATACCATGCCTCCGCAATTTATTTGTTCTTCGATTTTATCGAAAAAAAATTAACCATTGGAAATGCAGGCCATCCATACTTGATTTTGGCCAAAAAAGGAGAAGAGTTTCAGGAATTGGAAACTCAAGGGGCCATCCTTGGATTCAATATCAAAGTGCCACCCATCTCTGAAAAAACTCTCCCAATTGCACAGGGTGATCGATTTTTTATCTATACCGATGGCCTCATTGAATCCATGGACCATCAGGGAAACTGTTTGGGAACAGAAGGGTTACTTGATTTACTCAATCGCCATAAACATTGTGAGAATGTCAAAGAACTTGAAACGCAACTCCTCGATGAATTAAAAACCAAATATGGCCTTGATACTTTTTCAGATGACACAATGTTCCTCATTTTAGAAGTAGAAGAATAAGGAGAAATCATTTGTCTTTTTTAGAGATCCAAATCAAAACCAATTTTGCCCTCGTTACCATCAAAAGACCAGAAGCTCTCAATGCGCTCAACGATGTTGTGATCACTGAAATTGGCGCCATGGTCGACGAATTAGAATCCAACTCTCAAGTGAGAGGATTTATTTTGACCGGCGAAGGGAAAGCTTTTGTGGCCGGGGCTGACATAGCCAAAATGAAAGAGTTCAATGTCAAAGAAGGCCAGGCATTTTCGGAACTCGGACAAACCGTATTTCGCAAAATGGAATTATCCGGTCTGATCTCCATCGCTGCCATCAATGGATTTTGTTTGGGTGGTGGAATGGAACTCGCAATGGCATGTGACATTCGTTATGCGTCAACTGTAGCCAAGTTAGGTCTTCCTGAAGTGACTTTGGGTTTACTTCCTGGTTTTGGTGGCTCCCAAAGACTCCCAAGACTCATTGGGGTAGGAAGGGCAACCGAACTCATTTTATCGGGAGACATGATTTCTTCTGAAGAAGGATTTCGACTCGGCCTTGTGAATAAGGTTTGTGACCCTGCTGAACTTTTAAACGAATCCGAAAAAACACTTTCCACGATTTTATCCAGAGGGCCTAACGCAATTAAGGCGGCAAAAACGGCTATCCGCCAAGGATTGGAAACCAATATGGATCGTGGTCTTGGATGGGAAAAACAATTGTTTGGTGGAAGATTCGCAGATCAGGAAACAAAAGAAGGTCTCTCTGCTTTCCTCGAAAAAAGGAAACCTAATTTTTAAGGGAATGGTTATGTTCACACGGTTTTGTTTGTCTTTCCTATTGTTTTTGGTGGTTGTTTGCAAACAGGCGGAATCCTTTCCGTCGCAAACGAATACCCCTGAAATTTTATTTGGAAGTGTTGCAGACCGTGTTTTAAAATTGGAAATTGCCAATTCTCCTTCGACACGTGCTACAGGTCTTATGTACCGCACAAAACTGGGAGAAGACGAAGGTATGCTTTTTGTTTTTCCAAGGCCTGATTATTTGAACTTTTGGATGAAAAACACACTCATCCCATTATCAATTGGTTATTTTTCAGAAGATATGCGACTTTTAGAATCATTCGATATGAAACCGAACCAAACGGATGAAGTTTACAACGCCAGCAGACCGGCGATGTATGCGTTGGAGGTCAACCAAGGTTGGTTTGCTAAACACAAAATCGGGAAAGATGCTGTTCTCACCTTAGAGCGAAAAGTCTCTGCAAAAGATTAAATTTTTTCTTTTTACTTGAATCCTAACTTTGAGGTGTTTACCATTTCGAAGCATGGTAGTCAACAATCCTCGTCTCATCAATTTATTATCCGAAGAACAAAAAGCCGACTTGGCTTCGATGGAAAAACAATTTGCTCACCATTTAGAATACACCATTGGAAAAAATCGTTATAATTTAAAAAATGAGGACATATATAAAGCATTAGGGCATACGATTCGTGACTTCCTCATTGATCGATTGAATTTCACTCAGGAACGTTATAGAGAACAGAACCCCAAAAAAGTTTTTTACTTTTCCTTAGAGTTTCTTATGGGACGAACTCTTATGAATGCGCTCATCAATCTTGGGTTATACGAAACAATCCAAGAGATGTTACGAGGGATTGGTTTTGACCTAACTGATGTTTTAGAATTTGAAACGGATGCTGGGCTTGGGAATGGCGGGCTTGGTCGATTGGCCGCTTGTTTTTTGGATTCGATGGCCACTCTCAATGTTCCAGGTTTTGGGTATGGGATCCGTTATGATTATGGAATCTTCAATCAAATCATTGCCAATGGAAGCCAACTCGAAATGCCAGACCACTGGGATGCGGATGGAGTTCCTTATGAAGTTGTAAGATCCGATATTTCTTTTTCTGTTGGATTTTTTGGCCATACAGAAACCAGAGTTTCGGGCAAAGGAAAAATCCAACACGATTGGGTTCCCGATGAAACAGTCCTTGCTTCTGCACATGATTATCCAATCCCTGGGTTTAACACAAGTACGGTGAACTATCTTCGTTTATGGGCGGCAAAGTCATCGGAAGAATTCAATTTAGATTATTTTAACCACGGCGATTATATGAAAGCCGTACAAGACAAATCCATCTCTGAAAATATCTCCAAAGTATTGTATCCAAATGACACTACCGAACAAGGAAAGGTGTTACGTCTCAAACAACAATACTTTATGGTTTGTGCCTCTTTACAAGATATCCTCATCCAATTTAGAGAATTCAAATACAACTTAAAGGATCTCCCGGATTTCATTGCCATCCAATTGAATGATACCCATCCGAGCATTGGCATTGCCGAACTCATGCGAATTTTTTTAGACAATGAAGAGATGGACTGGGAACCAGCATGGGAGATTGTCACAAAAGTTTTTTCCTATACCAACCATACGGTTTTACCGGAAGCCTTAGAATCGTGGCGGGTGGAGTTATTTGAAAAATTATTGCCAAGGCACTTGGAAATCATTTACGAAATCAACTATCGTTTTTTGACAGAAGTCCGAAACAAAGGCATTCTCACTGAATCCGAAATCCAACAAGTGAGTATCATTGAAGAAGGGAATGAAAAAAGGGTTCGGATGGCAAACCTTGCCGTCATCGGTTCTTACCGAGTGAATGGAGTGGCCGCATTACATTCCGATCTCATCCAAAAAACTATTTTCCATGCATTCACAAAGGTATTTCCAGAAAAGTTTAATAACAAAACAAATGGGATCACACCTAGACGTTGGTTATTACAATCCAATCCTAACCTTGCCAATTTAATCTCTAAAAAGATCGGAAATGAATTTACAACCGACTTATATCGGTTAAAGGATCTGGAAAAATTTGTGGATGATGCCGATTTCCAAAACGATTGGAAACAAGTGAAATTCACGGCAAAAAACGAATTGGCTCGTATCATCAAAAGTGAAACCGGGATTACCATTGATCCAAGTTCTCTCATCGATGTGCAAATCAAACGATTCCATGAATACAAACGCCAACTCCTCAATATTTTACGAGTCATTGCTTTGTACCGTAGGATCAAAGAAAATCCAAATGCAGAAGTCACACCTCGAACCGTTGTTTTTGGTGGGAAGGCAGCTCCTGGTTATTATATGGCAAAACTCATCATCAAACTCATCAATAATGTTGCTTGGGTTGTGAACCGAGATAAGGATGTGGCAGAACGATTGAAGGTGGTCTTTATTCCCAATTACCGAGTGAGCCTTGCAGAAAAAATCATCCCAGGCAGTAATTTATCGGAACAAATTTCGACAGCGGGGACCGAGGCTTCTGGTACAAGTAACATGAAATTTATGTTAAATGGTGCTCTCACCATTGGAACACTGGATGGGGCCAATGTTGAGATTTTAGAAGAGGTTGGTGCCGAAAACATTTACATCTTTGGTCTGCATACAGAAGAGGTGTTCCGGATGAAGGAAGCGGGTTACAATCCCACCAATTTTATCCACCAAAACGAAGACTTACATCGAATCCTTCTTATGATCCGCGAAAACTTTTTTTCAATGGGAGAGCCTGGTGTTTTTTCACCCATTTATGACAGTTTGTTTTATACAGACAATTACCTTCTTATGGCCGATTTTACTTCCTATGATGAAACCCAAAACCGAGTGGCTCAGGACTTCCGCGACGAAACCACTTGGACCAAAAAATCCATTTTGAATGTGGCGCGTTCTGGTAAGTTTTCCTCCGACCGCACCATCCGTGAATATGCCAAGGAGATCTGGAAAGTCCCTCTCCTTGACACAATTCCTCCCCAAACGATCTACAAATTGCCACAAAACTGAATCGACAACAGAGAAGAGAAGGATTATCCTTCCAAGGAAAGGGTTTCAAATGAGTAAAGGTTATATTATATGTGTCGATGATGAAGTATCGGTGTTGGAAACGCTTGCAGAACAGCTACTGGCTCGGTTTGGGGAATCCCATATCATAGAGACCGCAAGTAGCGCAGAAGAGGCACTTTCTCTCATCGATGAAATCATTGGTAGTAACGATATCGTAGAGCTCATCGTTTCCGACCAGGTGATGCCTGGAATGAAAGGGGATCGATTTTTGGAACAGGTGCACCAACGCCTTCCGGATGCGATCAAAATCCTTCTTACGGGACAAGCGGGACTTGATTCGGCAATTTATGCCATCAATAATGGGGGACTCAGTCGGTATGTCGAAAAACCTTGGAACATTGAAGAACTATCCAAAGACATCAAAGACTTACTTGATAAGTTTCGTCAAAATTTGGAGAACCAACATCTCATCCAAGCACTCAATCGTAGGATTCTCGAACTCGAAGCAAACCAACCTTAATCCATTCATTTGTATTTCCCTTATCTGGTTATTTTCTCTTTCTCCTATCCTTGGGAAAGAGAAAGAACTTTCTTCTGAACAAATCTCCAAAAAAAAAGAAGTTCTCTCTAAAATGATTCGTTATGGTACGAGCCAGGAACGAAAACAGGCATTAGGTGAATTGGTTCGTTTCCCAAAAGAACAAGCAAACGAACTTTACGAACTTGTGGGGGAACAATTAAAAACTGAAAAAGACATGGGTATGAAGATTGTCCTACTAAAAACTGTGGGAGATCTGGGTTTAAAGGAAAACCATGAAACAGTCATCTCACTCTTCGAAGATCCCAATGAAGATGTGAACAAACAAGCCGTGACATCTGCCAAAAAAATGAAACTGAGTGAGGCAACAAGTCCACTGCTTGAAAAAGTAAAAAAAGAGGATTTCACCAAAAATTCGAATTCACTCACTTTATACATCAGTGCCTTAGGAGAATTACCAGATGGGAAAATGGCGGCACCATTTTTAGAAACTAAATTTAGAGAAAAGTTTAATAATGCGGATATCCGTGGTCAAATTGCACTCTATTTTGGTTCCATTCTTTACCAGGAAGCCGAGTCTGCTCTCATTGAAGTTGCTTTTGATGACATCCAACCAACAACTCTCCGTTGTTATGCAATGAATACATTAGGAAAACTAAAATCAGAAACAGCAAAACCTAAGTTATACGAACTTTTGGATTCCTTAAAAAAAACATCAGGGAAATTGGATGCCAAAAAAGCCCAATCTCTCAAAATTTATGCCATTGGTGCCCTTGTGACCATGGGAGACAAAGAAGTTTTCCAAGAACTCAATGAATTTGCTCGTGATGATGATAGTATGGTAAGACTCCGTGCCATTGAATTTATGGGGAATTTAAGAGACCCAAAAGCCTTAGAATTATTGGAATACAAGCGGGATCGTGACCCAAGTCCTAAAGTTCAAAAAGCTGCCAAAAAAGCCATTGATATGATCAATGGAAAAGACACTCCTTCCGAAGAAGAAAAACCTGGGGAAGAAAAAACGGAAGAAGAACCCAAATGAAAATCCAAAAGATCGTTTCGATGCCCTTTCAGGAATGGTTTTCTTCTGTTTTCCTTTTATTTTTTCTAATCCATTTCCTTTTTCACTCCTTGTTGTATGCAGAGACTGATTCCAAATATTCAGGTCCCATCTCTCGGACCGAAAAACGAATCTTAGATGGTAAATTGGAATACCAAAAAACGGGTAATTTCCCTTTAGAATGGAAATTGTATTTCAAAGCAAAACAAGGGGATTTTGTTGTTTTTTATGACTTAAATGGTGATGAAATTCATTTTCGTTATCGCAGAAATAAATTTGATTTGGATGCCGAGTTTTTTGTGAAAGATCTGTTTGTTGGGAATCCTTATCTGGTGAAAGGAGAATGGATCGGGTATTATTTTTATTCGATTGATGAAAGAGGAAAAAGATCCTCACTCCCCACTCCGAAAAAACTCCCTGGAGATAAAAATGAAATCGTCGAAAAACAAACCATTCCCATTTTTCAATTAAAAGAATACGCTGAGATCAGGACGGACGATTTATTATACTAAATTTCGAAGAGATGTAAAAATTGAAAATTGATGAATACTATCGGTGCGGGCATATTTTCTTTTTCCGAATAACTTACATTCAGTGAAAGAAAGTGGCTCACATATTTGATTTTGATGATTTCCTCCCTGTCTGTTAAATTGATATTAAAATCAGAAGCATAAGTCCAATTTTCAAACCAAGCCCTGGTTTTCAGATTTCCTTCTCTTAGTATGGCACTGAGTTCCAAAAGTTGACCTAAATAAATGGGGATTGCGATTTTTCCTTCCCATTGGCCACCTAAATCTCTCGATTCAAAACCTACGGAACAAACCGTTCGATCTTTTCTCCATTCATAAAAGATGGCTCTTCCAATTTCATTGAAATTGTAATTCCCTGATTCATTATACTCTCGGTATCGATAAATGATATTTCCAAGATCCGACACGAAGAGGGGAAAAAATCCAGAGACTCCCCTTTCATAACGATGCCCATCCATCGAAGACAATGTTTCTCCACCTAATAAATGTTTGTAACTTCCT of the Leptospira biflexa serovar Patoc strain 'Patoc 1 (Paris)' genome contains:
- a CDS encoding LIC_11959 family protein — protein: MKIQKIVSMPFQEWFSSVFLLFFLIHFLFHSLLYAETDSKYSGPISRTEKRILDGKLEYQKTGNFPLEWKLYFKAKQGDFVVFYDLNGDEIHFRYRRNKFDLDAEFFVKDLFVGNPYLVKGEWIGYYFYSIDERGKRSSLPTPKKLPGDKNEIVEKQTIPIFQLKEYAEIRTDDLLY
- a CDS encoding DUF192 domain-containing protein, with protein sequence MFTRFCLSFLLFLVVVCKQAESFPSQTNTPEILFGSVADRVLKLEIANSPSTRATGLMYRTKLGEDEGMLFVFPRPDYLNFWMKNTLIPLSIGYFSEDMRLLESFDMKPNQTDEVYNASRPAMYALEVNQGWFAKHKIGKDAVLTLERKVSAKD
- a CDS encoding glycogen/starch/alpha-glucan phosphorylase, with translation MVVNNPRLINLLSEEQKADLASMEKQFAHHLEYTIGKNRYNLKNEDIYKALGHTIRDFLIDRLNFTQERYREQNPKKVFYFSLEFLMGRTLMNALINLGLYETIQEMLRGIGFDLTDVLEFETDAGLGNGGLGRLAACFLDSMATLNVPGFGYGIRYDYGIFNQIIANGSQLEMPDHWDADGVPYEVVRSDISFSVGFFGHTETRVSGKGKIQHDWVPDETVLASAHDYPIPGFNTSTVNYLRLWAAKSSEEFNLDYFNHGDYMKAVQDKSISENISKVLYPNDTTEQGKVLRLKQQYFMVCASLQDILIQFREFKYNLKDLPDFIAIQLNDTHPSIGIAELMRIFLDNEEMDWEPAWEIVTKVFSYTNHTVLPEALESWRVELFEKLLPRHLEIIYEINYRFLTEVRNKGILTESEIQQVSIIEEGNEKRVRMANLAVIGSYRVNGVAALHSDLIQKTIFHAFTKVFPEKFNNKTNGITPRRWLLQSNPNLANLISKKIGNEFTTDLYRLKDLEKFVDDADFQNDWKQVKFTAKNELARIIKSETGITIDPSSLIDVQIKRFHEYKRQLLNILRVIALYRRIKENPNAEVTPRTVVFGGKAAPGYYMAKLIIKLINNVAWVVNRDKDVAERLKVVFIPNYRVSLAEKIIPGSNLSEQISTAGTEASGTSNMKFMLNGALTIGTLDGANVEILEEVGAENIYIFGLHTEEVFRMKEAGYNPTNFIHQNEDLHRILLMIRENFFSMGEPGVFSPIYDSLFYTDNYLLMADFTSYDETQNRVAQDFRDETTWTKKSILNVARSGKFSSDRTIREYAKEIWKVPLLDTIPPQTIYKLPQN
- a CDS encoding HEAT repeat domain-containing protein codes for the protein MIRYGTSQERKQALGELVRFPKEQANELYELVGEQLKTEKDMGMKIVLLKTVGDLGLKENHETVISLFEDPNEDVNKQAVTSAKKMKLSEATSPLLEKVKKEDFTKNSNSLTLYISALGELPDGKMAAPFLETKFREKFNNADIRGQIALYFGSILYQEAESALIEVAFDDIQPTTLRCYAMNTLGKLKSETAKPKLYELLDSLKKTSGKLDAKKAQSLKIYAIGALVTMGDKEVFQELNEFARDDDSMVRLRAIEFMGNLRDPKALELLEYKRDRDPSPKVQKAAKKAIDMINGKDTPSEEEKPGEEKTEEEPK
- a CDS encoding enoyl-CoA hydratase-related protein; its protein translation is MSFLEIQIKTNFALVTIKRPEALNALNDVVITEIGAMVDELESNSQVRGFILTGEGKAFVAGADIAKMKEFNVKEGQAFSELGQTVFRKMELSGLISIAAINGFCLGGGMELAMACDIRYASTVAKLGLPEVTLGLLPGFGGSQRLPRLIGVGRATELILSGDMISSEEGFRLGLVNKVCDPAELLNESEKTLSTILSRGPNAIKAAKTAIRQGLETNMDRGLGWEKQLFGGRFADQETKEGLSAFLEKRKPNF
- a CDS encoding response regulator, with translation MSKGYIICVDDEVSVLETLAEQLLARFGESHIIETASSAEEALSLIDEIIGSNDIVELIVSDQVMPGMKGDRFLEQVHQRLPDAIKILLTGQAGLDSAIYAINNGGLSRYVEKPWNIEELSKDIKDLLDKFRQNLENQHLIQALNRRILELEANQP
- a CDS encoding PP2C family protein-serine/threonine phosphatase: MTRSFYIYFKEIFHKPTRQEWDILKLAEPRFEKEYTYSVFLTHFIVYSLLFVPPFADFRWDILPYLLGVTIIRFVLLLQFYTKSISLEKVIYLSGIIADGLVYIVFIKGIQSFPSIGNFYLLNSYLMSFIIPILLYSTRLNPFGCVLSAIYFSIFHFSYILNLPIELQNQTSLFSQYFLIIVYWGSALLGVVFVFNKRKDTADVYSLSEEKRFMLQELELAKKVQDALFPGNIKIPNLTFTFYRKSPNVIGGDFFDFVQLREGNVGVFLTDVAGHGISSAMVASIMKVLVSTIPYRFKTAPARLMDYLDDRLTQDLNRYHASAIYLFFDFIEKKLTIGNAGHPYLILAKKGEEFQELETQGAILGFNIKVPPISEKTLPIAQGDRFFIYTDGLIESMDHQGNCLGTEGLLDLLNRHKHCENVKELETQLLDELKTKYGLDTFSDDTMFLILEVEE